In the Flavobacterium pallidum genome, one interval contains:
- a CDS encoding metallophosphoesterase family protein, translating to MKKILLLSDTHSHIDEKILKYAAQADEIWHAGDIGDLIVTDTLKKIKPLRAVYGNIDGDKARMEFPLHNRFFCEGVDVWITHIGGYPGKYNQEIRNEITLYPPKLFICGHSHILKVMFDKKLSLLHMNPGACGISGFHQVRTMLRFVIDGEKISDLEVIELGKR from the coding sequence ATGAAAAAAATACTGCTTTTATCCGACACCCACAGCCATATCGATGAAAAGATACTGAAATATGCCGCGCAGGCTGATGAAATATGGCATGCCGGCGATATCGGTGATTTGATTGTCACGGATACTTTAAAGAAAATCAAGCCGCTTCGTGCAGTTTATGGCAACATTGATGGCGACAAGGCGCGCATGGAATTTCCGCTGCACAACCGTTTTTTCTGTGAAGGTGTTGATGTGTGGATCACGCATATCGGTGGTTATCCGGGGAAATACAACCAGGAAATCCGCAATGAAATCACATTGTATCCTCCGAAACTTTTCATTTGCGGGCATTCGCATATCCTTAAAGTGATGTTTGATAAGAAACTCAGTCTTTTGCATATGAACCCCGGAGCCTGCGGAATCAGCGGTTTCCATCAGGTCAGGACGATGTTAAGGTTTGTGATTGATGGGGAAAAGATTAGCGATCTGGAGGTGATTGAATTAGGGAAGAGATAG
- a CDS encoding ABC transporter ATP-binding protein, producing the protein MSGAKAFDSRVFKRIMVYTKPYRGRFNGVIVWAVLLAVFAALRPALLKGTIDDYISKKDELGLLYYILAMGGALIMEVLSQFYFVYWANWLGQDIIRDIRNKLFRHMFTFRMKYFDMAPVGQLVTRTVSDIEAIAKIFSQGLFMILSDLAKMVALLFLMFYLNWKLSWIVIIAMPILVYITRIFQKKMQLAFEQVRNELSNLNTFVQERVTGMKIVQLFHREEIEYEKFRYINNRHRKAWIKTVWYNSIFFPIADMISALTLGCVVWYGGLRILGGDTTTTFGDLFSYTMFITMLFNPLRQIADKFNEMQMGMIAANRVFDILDSEDQVQDDGVTEAPSFTGNIEFKDVHFGYIENEEVIKGINLKVKAGETIAIVGSTGAGKSTIINLMNRFYEINSGEICIDGSNIRDYRLESLRNQIGVVLQDVFLFADTILNNITLNNPAISREQVIEAARKIGVHGFIMSLPGNYDYNVKERGAMLSSGQRQLIAFLRAYVSNPAILVLDEATSSIDTYSEELIQRATETITKGRTSIVIAHRLATIVNADKIVVMDKGLIVEHGTHQQLLAIEGGHYRNLYDSQFLTEVKN; encoded by the coding sequence ATGAGCGGCGCAAAAGCATTCGATTCCCGCGTATTCAAACGCATCATGGTGTATACAAAACCATATCGCGGCAGGTTTAACGGTGTCATTGTATGGGCCGTCTTACTGGCGGTATTTGCAGCGCTGAGGCCGGCATTGCTTAAGGGAACCATCGACGATTACATCAGCAAGAAGGACGAACTCGGATTATTGTATTACATCCTTGCCATGGGCGGCGCGCTGATTATGGAGGTGCTTTCGCAATTTTATTTCGTGTATTGGGCGAATTGGCTCGGACAGGATATTATTCGTGACATCCGGAACAAATTGTTCCGCCACATGTTTACATTCCGCATGAAATATTTCGACATGGCTCCCGTGGGGCAGCTTGTGACAAGGACCGTTTCGGACATCGAAGCCATTGCCAAAATCTTCAGCCAGGGACTTTTCATGATCCTGAGTGATTTGGCTAAAATGGTGGCGCTCTTATTCCTCATGTTTTACCTGAACTGGAAACTGAGCTGGATTGTCATTATCGCGATGCCTATCCTGGTATACATCACCCGGATATTCCAAAAGAAGATGCAGCTTGCGTTCGAGCAGGTCCGCAACGAGTTATCAAACCTGAACACCTTTGTACAGGAGCGCGTTACGGGTATGAAGATCGTGCAGCTTTTCCACCGAGAGGAAATTGAATATGAGAAATTCCGCTACATCAACAACCGCCACCGCAAAGCGTGGATCAAGACCGTGTGGTATAACTCGATCTTTTTTCCTATAGCCGATATGATTTCGGCATTGACACTGGGTTGTGTGGTATGGTATGGCGGTTTGCGGATTTTGGGTGGTGATACGACCACCACATTCGGGGATTTGTTTTCCTATACGATGTTCATTACGATGCTTTTCAATCCGTTGCGGCAGATTGCTGACAAATTCAACGAAATGCAAATGGGGATGATTGCTGCCAACCGCGTCTTCGACATCCTTGACAGCGAAGACCAGGTGCAGGATGATGGTGTGACGGAAGCCCCATCATTTACCGGAAATATTGAATTTAAAGACGTACACTTTGGATATATTGAAAACGAGGAAGTCATTAAAGGCATTAATCTTAAAGTAAAAGCTGGTGAAACCATCGCTATTGTCGGTTCTACGGGTGCCGGAAAATCGACCATCATCAACCTGATGAACCGGTTTTATGAAATCAACAGCGGGGAAATCTGTATTGATGGAAGCAACATTCGTGACTATCGACTGGAATCGCTTCGAAACCAAATTGGTGTGGTATTGCAGGACGTTTTCCTTTTTGCGGATACTATTCTGAACAACATTACGCTGAACAACCCAGCCATCAGCCGGGAACAGGTCATTGAAGCGGCGAGGAAGATCGGTGTGCATGGTTTTATCATGAGCCTTCCCGGAAACTATGATTACAACGTTAAGGAACGCGGCGCGATGCTCTCATCAGGGCAAAGGCAATTGATTGCGTTCTTACGCGCATACGTCAGTAATCCCGCCATCCTGGTGCTTGACGAAGCGACATCTTCCATCGATACCTATTCGGAGGAACTGATACAGCGCGCCACGGAAACCATCACCAAAGGCCGTACATCGATCGTGATTGCGCACCGTCTCGCCACCATTGTCAATGCTGATAAGATCGTCGTGATGGACAAAGGACTGATCGTTG
- the truA gene encoding tRNA pseudouridine(38-40) synthase TruA: MRYFIEFSYNGTHYHGWQSQPNAMSVQEVLEKAMSVIFSQKIYLVAAGRTDTGVHAKKMYAHFDMGPLESIPVLVQKLNSYLPKDIAIADITKVHDDAHARFDAIKRTYEYHIFTKKNVFGNETGWHYELPLDVEAMNMAAAMLLDYTDFQCFSKVNTDVNTFNCKITEAYWHTENNALIFRISADRFLRNMVRAIVGTLVNIGRNKISVDSLKSIIESKDRSKAGFSVPAQGLFLTEIDYPYIADNNSQIPNSII, encoded by the coding sequence ATGCGCTACTTTATTGAATTTTCCTATAACGGCACTCATTACCACGGCTGGCAATCCCAACCCAATGCTATGTCCGTACAGGAGGTTTTAGAAAAAGCCATGTCAGTCATTTTTAGCCAAAAGATCTATTTGGTTGCTGCCGGACGTACTGATACCGGAGTTCATGCTAAAAAAATGTACGCGCATTTCGACATGGGGCCTTTGGAATCGATTCCGGTTTTGGTGCAAAAGCTCAATTCCTATCTTCCGAAAGATATTGCCATTGCTGATATTACCAAAGTTCACGATGATGCCCATGCGCGTTTTGATGCGATAAAGCGCACTTATGAGTATCATATTTTCACCAAAAAAAATGTTTTCGGGAATGAAACGGGCTGGCACTACGAGCTTCCGCTGGATGTCGAAGCGATGAACATGGCAGCGGCGATGCTTCTGGATTACACCGATTTCCAGTGTTTTTCAAAAGTGAATACAGACGTAAATACATTCAATTGCAAAATCACAGAAGCCTATTGGCACACTGAAAATAATGCTTTAATCTTCAGGATTTCAGCAGATCGGTTTTTGCGCAATATGGTACGTGCGATTGTAGGCACTTTAGTCAATATCGGCAGGAATAAGATTTCGGTGGACAGCCTCAAAAGCATTATTGAAAGCAAAGACCGGAGCAAAGCAGGGTTTTCAGTCCCCGCACAAGGGTTGTTTTTAACTGAAATAGATTATCCGTATATCGCAGATAATAATAGTCAAATCCCAAATTCCATCATCTAA